Proteins encoded within one genomic window of Odocoileus virginianus isolate 20LAN1187 ecotype Illinois chromosome 2, Ovbor_1.2, whole genome shotgun sequence:
- the PRRT1B gene encoding proline rich transmembrane protein 1B: MDAGADEKGGGSPAVPEDPARPGLPQLPRRPQLLEEDQAPREEAAAADGGDAAAPEGPPGDPPAEASAAPPAQAVAAGEALQMPKAAAGGVPNIGFVGEPPPYAPPDPKAEHLLYPPPFPPPVLFPPAPAAPALYPPPAPLFPAPAAQPLFATFPVYSGPVAGVPAPAPAERRPLPKDYMVESVLATLFCCLLTGLIAVVYSHETRAALARGDLAQAQEASRKARLLVLFSLLFGVFVSTSWVIYVVVALYLP, translated from the exons ATGGACGCAG GAGCAGACGAGAAAGGGGGTGGCAGCCCCGCGGTCCCTGAGGACCCCGCGCGCCCTGGGCTCCCGCAGCTCCCGCGCCGCCCGcagctcctggaggaggaccAAGCGCCCAGGGAGGAAGCGGCCGCCGCGGACGGAGGGGACGCCGCTGCGCCAGAGGGACCCCCGGGCGACCCCCCCGCCGAGGCCTCCGCGGCGCCCCCTGCCCAGGCCGTGGCCGCGGGTGAGGCCCTGCAGATGCCCAAGGCGGCGGCAGGCGGGGTGCCCAACATCGGCTTCGTGGGCGAGCCCCCGCCCTACGCGCCGCCAGACCCCAAGGCCGAGCACCTGCTCTACCCGCCGCCCTTCCCGCCGCCGGTGCTCTTCCCGCCGGCGCCCGCCGCCCCGGCCCTGTACCCGCCGCCGGCGCCACTCTTCCCTGCGCCTGCTGCGCAGCCGCTCTTCGCAACCTTCCCGGTG TACAGTGGCCCCGTGGCGGGCGTGCCGGCGCCGGCGCCGGCGGAGCGCAGGCCCCTGCCCAAGGACTACATGGTGGAGTCCGTGCTGGCGACCCTCTTCTGCTGCCTGCTCACCGGGCTCATCGCCGTCGTCTACTCCCACGAG ACCCGCGCGGCCCTGGCCCGGGGAGACCTGGCCCAGGCTCAGGAGGCCTCTCGCAAGGCCCGCTTGCTGGTGCTCTTCAGCCTGCTCTTCGGGGTCTTCGTGTCCACCAGCTGGGTCATCTACGTGGTGGTCGCCCTCTACCTGCCCTGA